A region of Candidatus Liberimonas magnetica DNA encodes the following proteins:
- a CDS encoding PqqD family protein — MTTKFNLKSKIAFSENIVWREVDKEAVILNLYNNKYYTLNKMGTDIWKMFRDQNTVKDILDKIAEEYDVNIDGVAKDVEKIIKELCREELIEIK, encoded by the coding sequence ATGACAACAAAGTTTAACTTAAAAAGCAAGATAGCCTTTTCCGAGAATATTGTATGGCGTGAAGTCGACAAAGAAGCAGTGATACTTAACCTTTACAACAACAAGTATTACACGCTAAACAAAATGGGGACAGATATTTGGAAAATGTTCAGAGATCAAAATACAGTTAAAGATATTCTGGATAAAATTGCAGAAGAATATGATGTAAATATTGACGGTGTGGCTAAAGATGTTGAAAAAATCATTAAGGAATTATGCAGAGAGGAGCTAATTGAAATTAAATAA